The following proteins are encoded in a genomic region of Vicugna pacos chromosome 16, VicPac4, whole genome shotgun sequence:
- the ACOX1 gene encoding peroxisomal acyl-coenzyme A oxidase 1 isoform X4 gives MAALLPTTRDNWHLRPDGTGPRFVQRGQPGPLDLHLGMFLPTLLHQATEEQQERFFIPAWNLEIIGTYAQTEMGHGTHLRGLETTATYDPETQEFILNSPTVTSIKWWPGGLGKTSNYAIVLAQLITQGKCYGLHAFIVPIRELGTHKPLPGITVGDIGPKFGYDEMDNGYLKMDNYRIPRENMLMKYAQVKPDGTYVKPVSNKLTYGTMVFIRSFLVGEAARCLSKACTIAIRYSAVRHQSEIKPGEPEPQILDYQTQQYKLFPLLATAYAFQFVGAYMKETYHRINKDIGEGDLSELPELHALTAGLKAFTSWTANAAIEACRMACGGHGYSHCSGLPNIYVNFTPTCTFEGENTVMMLQTARFLMKSYDQVHSGKLVCGMVSYLNDLPSQRIQPQQVAVWPTVVDINSPDSLTEAYRLRAARLVEIAAKNLQAEVIHRKSKEVAWNLTSIDLVRASEAHCHYVVVKLFSEKIPQIQDRSVQAVLRNLCLLYSLYGICQKAGDFLQWGIMTESQVTQVNERIKELLTAIRPDAVALVDAFDFQDVTLGSVLGRYDGNVYENMFEWAKKSPLNKTEVHESYHKHLKSLQSKL, from the exons CTTTGTGCAGCGAGGGCAGCCTGGGCCTCTGGATCTTCACTTGGGCATGTTCCTGCCCACCTTGCTTCACCAGGCGAccgaggagcagcaggagcgctTCTTCATACCCGCCTGGAACTTGGAGATCATTGGCACTTATGCCCAGACAGAGATGGGTCATG GAACTCACCTTCGAGGCTTGGAAACCACAGCCACTTACGACCCTGAAACCCAGGAGTTTATTCTCAATAGTCCTACTGTGACCTCCATCAAGTGGTGGCCTGGTGGGC TTGGAAAGACGTCAAACTATGCAATTGTACTTGCCCAGCTCATCACTCAGGGGAAATGCTACGGGTTACATGCCTTCATTGTTCCTATTCGGGAACTTGGGACCCATAAGCCTCTGCCAG GGATTACCGTTGGAGACATCGGCCCCAAATTTGGCTATGATGAGATGGATAACGGCTACCTGAAGATGGACAATTACCGTATTCCCAGAGAAAACATGCTGATGAAGTACGCCCAG GTGAAGCCTGATGGCACGTACGTGAAACCCGTGAGTAACAAGCTGACCTACGGGACCATGGTGTTCATCAGGTCCTTCCTTGTGGGAGAAGCCGCTCGGTGTCTGTCTAAGGCCTGCACCATTGCCATCCGATACAGTGCCGTGAGGCACCAGTCTGAAATCAAGCCAGG TGAACCAGAACCACAGATTTTGGATTATCAAACCCAGCAGTACAAACTTTTTCCCCTCCTGGCCACCGCCTATGCCTTCCAGTTTGTGGGCGCATACATGAAGGAGACCTATCACCGGATTAACAAGGACATTGGCGAGGGGGACCTGAGTGAGCTGCCAGAG CTTCATGCCCTCACCGCCGGGCTGAAGGCCTTCACGTCCTGGACGGCGAACGCTGCTATCGAAGCCTGTCGGATGGCCTGTGGCGGGCATGGCTATTCTCACTGCAGTGGACTTCCAAATATTTATGTCAATTTTACCCCAACCTGCACCTTTGAGGGAGAAAACACTGTCATGATGCTCCAGACAGCCAG GTTCCTGATGAAAAGTTATGACCAGGTGCACTCAGGAAAGTTGGTGTGTGGCATGGTGTCCTACTTGAATGACCTGCCCAGTCAGCGCATCCAGCCACAGCAGGTGGCAGTCTGGCCGACCGTGGTGGACATCAACAGCCCTGACAGCCTAACTGAAGCGTACAGACTCCGTGCAGCCAG aTTAGTAGAAATTGCTGCGAAAAACCTTCAAGCTGAAGTCATTCACAGAAAAAGCAAGGAGGTAGCATGGAACCTAACGTCCATTGACCTGGTTCGGGCAAGTGAG GCACATTGCCACTATGTGGTAGTTAAGCTCTTTTCAGAAAAAATCCCCCAAATTCAAGATAGATCCGTGCAAGCTGTCTTAAGGAATTTGTGTCTCTTGTATTCCCTGTATGGAATCTGTCAGAAGGCAGGGGATTTTCTTCAG TGGGGCATCATGACAGAGTCTCAAGTCACCCAAGTGAACGAGCGCATAAAGGAGCTGCTGACCGCCATCCGCCCTGATGCCGTTGCTCTGGTTGACGCGTTTGATTTCCAGGATGTGACACTGGGCTCTGTGCTTGGCCGCTATGATGGCAACGTATATGAAAACATGTTCGAGTGGGCCAAGAAGTCCCCACTGAACAAAACAGAG GTCCATGAATCTTACCACAAGCACCTGAAGTCACTGCAGTCCAAGCTCTGA
- the ACOX1 gene encoding peroxisomal acyl-coenzyme A oxidase 1 isoform X3, with the protein MKTAFGQFCGTRGPQLLHVYSHLAESGHHCSAREMAALLPTTRDNWHLRPDGTGPRFVQRGQPGPLDLHLGMFLPTLLHQATEEQQERFFIPAWNLEIIGTYAQTEMGHGTHLRGLETTATYDPETQEFILNSPTVTSIKWWPGGLGKTSNYAIVLAQLITQGKCYGLHAFIVPIRELGTHKPLPGITVGDIGPKFGYDEMDNGYLKMDNYRIPRENMLMKYAQVKPDGTYVKPVSNKLTYGTMVFIRSFLVGEAARCLSKACTIAIRYSAVRHQSEIKPGEPEPQILDYQTQQYKLFPLLATAYAFQFVGAYMKETYHRINKDIGEGDLSELPELHALTAGLKAFTSWTANAAIEACRMACGGHGYSHCSGLPNIYVNFTPTCTFEGENTVMMLQTARFLMKSYDQVHSGKLVCGMVSYLNDLPSQRIQPQQVAVWPTVVDINSPDSLTEAYRLRAARLVEIAAKNLQAEVIHRKSKEVAWNLTSIDLVRASEAHCHYVVVKLFSEKIPQIQDRSVQAVLRNLCLLYSLYGICQKAGDFLQWGIMTESQVTQVNERIKELLTAIRPDAVALVDAFDFQDVTLGSVLGRYDGNVYENMFEWAKKSPLNKTEVHESYHKHLKSLQSKL; encoded by the exons CTTTGTGCAGCGAGGGCAGCCTGGGCCTCTGGATCTTCACTTGGGCATGTTCCTGCCCACCTTGCTTCACCAGGCGAccgaggagcagcaggagcgctTCTTCATACCCGCCTGGAACTTGGAGATCATTGGCACTTATGCCCAGACAGAGATGGGTCATG GAACTCACCTTCGAGGCTTGGAAACCACAGCCACTTACGACCCTGAAACCCAGGAGTTTATTCTCAATAGTCCTACTGTGACCTCCATCAAGTGGTGGCCTGGTGGGC TTGGAAAGACGTCAAACTATGCAATTGTACTTGCCCAGCTCATCACTCAGGGGAAATGCTACGGGTTACATGCCTTCATTGTTCCTATTCGGGAACTTGGGACCCATAAGCCTCTGCCAG GGATTACCGTTGGAGACATCGGCCCCAAATTTGGCTATGATGAGATGGATAACGGCTACCTGAAGATGGACAATTACCGTATTCCCAGAGAAAACATGCTGATGAAGTACGCCCAG GTGAAGCCTGATGGCACGTACGTGAAACCCGTGAGTAACAAGCTGACCTACGGGACCATGGTGTTCATCAGGTCCTTCCTTGTGGGAGAAGCCGCTCGGTGTCTGTCTAAGGCCTGCACCATTGCCATCCGATACAGTGCCGTGAGGCACCAGTCTGAAATCAAGCCAGG TGAACCAGAACCACAGATTTTGGATTATCAAACCCAGCAGTACAAACTTTTTCCCCTCCTGGCCACCGCCTATGCCTTCCAGTTTGTGGGCGCATACATGAAGGAGACCTATCACCGGATTAACAAGGACATTGGCGAGGGGGACCTGAGTGAGCTGCCAGAG CTTCATGCCCTCACCGCCGGGCTGAAGGCCTTCACGTCCTGGACGGCGAACGCTGCTATCGAAGCCTGTCGGATGGCCTGTGGCGGGCATGGCTATTCTCACTGCAGTGGACTTCCAAATATTTATGTCAATTTTACCCCAACCTGCACCTTTGAGGGAGAAAACACTGTCATGATGCTCCAGACAGCCAG GTTCCTGATGAAAAGTTATGACCAGGTGCACTCAGGAAAGTTGGTGTGTGGCATGGTGTCCTACTTGAATGACCTGCCCAGTCAGCGCATCCAGCCACAGCAGGTGGCAGTCTGGCCGACCGTGGTGGACATCAACAGCCCTGACAGCCTAACTGAAGCGTACAGACTCCGTGCAGCCAG aTTAGTAGAAATTGCTGCGAAAAACCTTCAAGCTGAAGTCATTCACAGAAAAAGCAAGGAGGTAGCATGGAACCTAACGTCCATTGACCTGGTTCGGGCAAGTGAG GCACATTGCCACTATGTGGTAGTTAAGCTCTTTTCAGAAAAAATCCCCCAAATTCAAGATAGATCCGTGCAAGCTGTCTTAAGGAATTTGTGTCTCTTGTATTCCCTGTATGGAATCTGTCAGAAGGCAGGGGATTTTCTTCAG TGGGGCATCATGACAGAGTCTCAAGTCACCCAAGTGAACGAGCGCATAAAGGAGCTGCTGACCGCCATCCGCCCTGATGCCGTTGCTCTGGTTGACGCGTTTGATTTCCAGGATGTGACACTGGGCTCTGTGCTTGGCCGCTATGATGGCAACGTATATGAAAACATGTTCGAGTGGGCCAAGAAGTCCCCACTGAACAAAACAGAG GTCCATGAATCTTACCACAAGCACCTGAAGTCACTGCAGTCCAAGCTCTGA